One stretch of Orcinus orca chromosome 15, mOrcOrc1.1, whole genome shotgun sequence DNA includes these proteins:
- the LOC101278693 gene encoding SEC14-like protein 2 isoform X3: protein MMWKGAASSAKPRILPFRENVQDVLPSLPNPDDYFLLRWLRARSFDLQKSEAMLRKHVEVRKQKDIDNIMSWQPPEVVQQYLSGGMCGYDLDGCPIWYDIIGPLDAKGLLLSATKQDLVKTKMRDCELLLRECACQTEKTGNKIETITLIYDCEGLGLKHLWKPAVEAYGEFLCMFEENYPETLKRLFVIKAPKLFPVAYNLIKPFLSEDTRKKIMVLGANWKEVLLKYVSPDQLPVEYGGTMTDPDGDPKCKSKINYGGDIPKKYYVRDQLKQQYEHSVQISRGSSHQVEYEILFPGCVLRWQFMSDGSDIGFGIFLKTKVGERQRAGEMTEVLSNQRYNAHLVPEDGTLTCSDPGIYVLRFDNTYSFIHAKKVSFTVEVLLPDKASEEKMKQLGAVTPK from the exons ATGATGTGGAAAGGAGCAGCTTCAAGTGCAAAGCCTAGGATCCTACCG TTTCGGGAGAATGTCCAGGATGTGCTGCCCAGTCTGCCAAATCCAGATGACTATTTTCTCCTGCGCTGGCTCCGAG CAAGAAGCTTTGACCTGCAGAAGTCTGAGGCCATGCTCCGGAAG CATGTGGAGGTCCGAAAGCAAAAGGACATTGACAACATCATGAGCTGGCAGCCTCCAGAG GTGGTCCAACAGTATCTCTCAGGGGGCATGTGCGGCTACGACCTGGATGGCTGCCCCATCTGGTACGACATCATTGGACCTCTGGATGCCAAGGGTCTGCTCCTCTCAGCCACCAAACAGGACTTGGTCAAGACCAAGATGCGGGACTGCGAGCTGCTTTTGCGGGAGTGCGCCTGCCAGACCGAAAAG ACGGGGAACAAGATAGAGACCATCACCCTGATTTATGACTGTGAGGGGCTTGGTCTCAAACATCTCTGGAAGCCAGCTGTGGAGGCCTATGGAGAG TTTCTCTGCATGTTTGAGGAAAATTACCCCGAAACACTGAAGCGTCTTTTTGTCATTAAAG CCCCCAAGCTGTTTCCTGTGGCCTATAACCTCATCAAACCCTTCCTGAGTGAGGACACTCGTAAGAAGATCATGGTCCTGGGGG CAAACTGGAAGGAGGTTTTACTGAAATATGTCAGCCCTGACCAGCTGCCTGTGGAGTATGGGGGCACCATGACTGACCCTGATGGAGACCCCAAGTGTAAATCCAAG ATCAACTATGGGGGTGACATCCCCAAGAAGTATTACGTGCGAGACCAGCTGAAACAGCAGTACGAACACAGTGTGCAGATTTCCCGGGGCTCCTCCCACCAAGTGGAGTATGAAATTCTCTTTCCAGGCTGCGTCCTCAG GTGGCAGTTCATGTCGGATGGTTCGGACATCGGTTTTGGGATTTTCCTGAAGACCAAAGTGGGGGAGCGGCAGAGGGCAGGGGAGATGACAGAGGTGCTTTCCAACCAGAGGTACAATGCCCACCTGGTCCCTGAGGATGGGACCCTCACCTGCAGCGATCCTGGCATCT aTGTCCTGCGGTTTGACAACACCTACAGCTTCATTCATGCAAAGAAGGTCAGTTTTACCGTGGAGGTCCTGCTTCCAGACAAAGCCTCAGAAGAGAAGATGAAACAGCTGGGGGCAGTCACCCCAAAGTAA
- the LOC101278693 gene encoding SEC14-like protein 2 isoform X2, producing MSRMCCPVCQIQMTIFSCAGSEQEALTCRSLRPCSGRCLLRTTPSPPCFFKALVCLQHVEVRKQKDIDNIMSWQPPEVVQQYLSGGMCGYDLDGCPIWYDIIGPLDAKGLLLSATKQDLVKTKMRDCELLLRECACQTEKTGNKIETITLIYDCEGLGLKHLWKPAVEAYGEFLCMFEENYPETLKRLFVIKAPKLFPVAYNLIKPFLSEDTRKKIMVLGANWKEVLLKYVSPDQLPVEYGGTMTDPDGDPKCKSKINYGGDIPKKYYVRDQLKQQYEHSVQISRGSSHQVEYEILFPGCVLRWQFMSDGSDIGFGIFLKTKVGERQRAGEMTEVLSNQRYNAHLVPEDGTLTCSDPGIYVLRFDNTYSFIHAKKVSFTVEVLLPDKASEEKMKQLGAVTPK from the exons ATGTCCAGGATGTGCTGCCCAGTCTGCCAAATCCAGATGACTATTTTCTCCTGCGCTGGCTCCGAG CAAGAAGCTTTGACCTGCAGAAGTCTGAGGCCATGCTCCGGAAG ATGCCTGTTAAGgaccaccccctccccgccctgctTTTTTAAAGCCCTCGTGTGTTTGCAGCATGTGGAGGTCCGAAAGCAAAAGGACATTGACAACATCATGAGCTGGCAGCCTCCAGAG GTGGTCCAACAGTATCTCTCAGGGGGCATGTGCGGCTACGACCTGGATGGCTGCCCCATCTGGTACGACATCATTGGACCTCTGGATGCCAAGGGTCTGCTCCTCTCAGCCACCAAACAGGACTTGGTCAAGACCAAGATGCGGGACTGCGAGCTGCTTTTGCGGGAGTGCGCCTGCCAGACCGAAAAG ACGGGGAACAAGATAGAGACCATCACCCTGATTTATGACTGTGAGGGGCTTGGTCTCAAACATCTCTGGAAGCCAGCTGTGGAGGCCTATGGAGAG TTTCTCTGCATGTTTGAGGAAAATTACCCCGAAACACTGAAGCGTCTTTTTGTCATTAAAG CCCCCAAGCTGTTTCCTGTGGCCTATAACCTCATCAAACCCTTCCTGAGTGAGGACACTCGTAAGAAGATCATGGTCCTGGGGG CAAACTGGAAGGAGGTTTTACTGAAATATGTCAGCCCTGACCAGCTGCCTGTGGAGTATGGGGGCACCATGACTGACCCTGATGGAGACCCCAAGTGTAAATCCAAG ATCAACTATGGGGGTGACATCCCCAAGAAGTATTACGTGCGAGACCAGCTGAAACAGCAGTACGAACACAGTGTGCAGATTTCCCGGGGCTCCTCCCACCAAGTGGAGTATGAAATTCTCTTTCCAGGCTGCGTCCTCAG GTGGCAGTTCATGTCGGATGGTTCGGACATCGGTTTTGGGATTTTCCTGAAGACCAAAGTGGGGGAGCGGCAGAGGGCAGGGGAGATGACAGAGGTGCTTTCCAACCAGAGGTACAATGCCCACCTGGTCCCTGAGGATGGGACCCTCACCTGCAGCGATCCTGGCATCT aTGTCCTGCGGTTTGACAACACCTACAGCTTCATTCATGCAAAGAAGGTCAGTTTTACCGTGGAGGTCCTGCTTCCAGACAAAGCCTCAGAAGAGAAGATGAAACAGCTGGGGGCAGTCACCCCAAAGTAA
- the LOC101278693 gene encoding SEC14-like protein 2 isoform X5 has product MLRKHVEVRKQKDIDNIMSWQPPEVVQQYLSGGMCGYDLDGCPIWYDIIGPLDAKGLLLSATKQDLVKTKMRDCELLLRECACQTEKTGNKIETITLIYDCEGLGLKHLWKPAVEAYGEFLCMFEENYPETLKRLFVIKAPKLFPVAYNLIKPFLSEDTRKKIMVLGANWKEVLLKYVSPDQLPVEYGGTMTDPDGDPKCKSKINYGGDIPKKYYVRDQLKQQYEHSVQISRGSSHQVEYEILFPGCVLRWQFMSDGSDIGFGIFLKTKVGERQRAGEMTEVLSNQRYNAHLVPEDGTLTCSDPGIYVLRFDNTYSFIHAKKVSFTVEVLLPDKASEEKMKQLGAVTPK; this is encoded by the exons ATGCTCCGGAAG CATGTGGAGGTCCGAAAGCAAAAGGACATTGACAACATCATGAGCTGGCAGCCTCCAGAG GTGGTCCAACAGTATCTCTCAGGGGGCATGTGCGGCTACGACCTGGATGGCTGCCCCATCTGGTACGACATCATTGGACCTCTGGATGCCAAGGGTCTGCTCCTCTCAGCCACCAAACAGGACTTGGTCAAGACCAAGATGCGGGACTGCGAGCTGCTTTTGCGGGAGTGCGCCTGCCAGACCGAAAAG ACGGGGAACAAGATAGAGACCATCACCCTGATTTATGACTGTGAGGGGCTTGGTCTCAAACATCTCTGGAAGCCAGCTGTGGAGGCCTATGGAGAG TTTCTCTGCATGTTTGAGGAAAATTACCCCGAAACACTGAAGCGTCTTTTTGTCATTAAAG CCCCCAAGCTGTTTCCTGTGGCCTATAACCTCATCAAACCCTTCCTGAGTGAGGACACTCGTAAGAAGATCATGGTCCTGGGGG CAAACTGGAAGGAGGTTTTACTGAAATATGTCAGCCCTGACCAGCTGCCTGTGGAGTATGGGGGCACCATGACTGACCCTGATGGAGACCCCAAGTGTAAATCCAAG ATCAACTATGGGGGTGACATCCCCAAGAAGTATTACGTGCGAGACCAGCTGAAACAGCAGTACGAACACAGTGTGCAGATTTCCCGGGGCTCCTCCCACCAAGTGGAGTATGAAATTCTCTTTCCAGGCTGCGTCCTCAG GTGGCAGTTCATGTCGGATGGTTCGGACATCGGTTTTGGGATTTTCCTGAAGACCAAAGTGGGGGAGCGGCAGAGGGCAGGGGAGATGACAGAGGTGCTTTCCAACCAGAGGTACAATGCCCACCTGGTCCCTGAGGATGGGACCCTCACCTGCAGCGATCCTGGCATCT aTGTCCTGCGGTTTGACAACACCTACAGCTTCATTCATGCAAAGAAGGTCAGTTTTACCGTGGAGGTCCTGCTTCCAGACAAAGCCTCAGAAGAGAAGATGAAACAGCTGGGGGCAGTCACCCCAAAGTAA
- the LOC101278693 gene encoding SEC14-like protein 2 isoform X4, which produces MSGRVGDLNPRQKEALAKFRENVQDVLPSLPNPDDYFLLRWLRARSFDLQKSEAMLRKHVEVRKQKDIDNIMSWQPPEVVQQYLSGGMCGYDLDGCPIWYDIIGPLDAKGLLLSATKQDLVKTKMRDCELLLRECACQTEKTGNKIETITLIYDCEGLGLKHLWKPAVEAYGEFLCMFEENYPETLKRLFVIKANWKEVLLKYVSPDQLPVEYGGTMTDPDGDPKCKSKINYGGDIPKKYYVRDQLKQQYEHSVQISRGSSHQVEYEILFPGCVLRWQFMSDGSDIGFGIFLKTKVGERQRAGEMTEVLSNQRYNAHLVPEDGTLTCSDPGIYVLRFDNTYSFIHAKKVSFTVEVLLPDKASEEKMKQLGAVTPK; this is translated from the exons ATGAGCGGCAGAGTCGGCGATCTGAACCCCAGGCAGAAGGAGGCACTGGCCAAG TTTCGGGAGAATGTCCAGGATGTGCTGCCCAGTCTGCCAAATCCAGATGACTATTTTCTCCTGCGCTGGCTCCGAG CAAGAAGCTTTGACCTGCAGAAGTCTGAGGCCATGCTCCGGAAG CATGTGGAGGTCCGAAAGCAAAAGGACATTGACAACATCATGAGCTGGCAGCCTCCAGAG GTGGTCCAACAGTATCTCTCAGGGGGCATGTGCGGCTACGACCTGGATGGCTGCCCCATCTGGTACGACATCATTGGACCTCTGGATGCCAAGGGTCTGCTCCTCTCAGCCACCAAACAGGACTTGGTCAAGACCAAGATGCGGGACTGCGAGCTGCTTTTGCGGGAGTGCGCCTGCCAGACCGAAAAG ACGGGGAACAAGATAGAGACCATCACCCTGATTTATGACTGTGAGGGGCTTGGTCTCAAACATCTCTGGAAGCCAGCTGTGGAGGCCTATGGAGAG TTTCTCTGCATGTTTGAGGAAAATTACCCCGAAACACTGAAGCGTCTTTTTGTCATTAAAG CAAACTGGAAGGAGGTTTTACTGAAATATGTCAGCCCTGACCAGCTGCCTGTGGAGTATGGGGGCACCATGACTGACCCTGATGGAGACCCCAAGTGTAAATCCAAG ATCAACTATGGGGGTGACATCCCCAAGAAGTATTACGTGCGAGACCAGCTGAAACAGCAGTACGAACACAGTGTGCAGATTTCCCGGGGCTCCTCCCACCAAGTGGAGTATGAAATTCTCTTTCCAGGCTGCGTCCTCAG GTGGCAGTTCATGTCGGATGGTTCGGACATCGGTTTTGGGATTTTCCTGAAGACCAAAGTGGGGGAGCGGCAGAGGGCAGGGGAGATGACAGAGGTGCTTTCCAACCAGAGGTACAATGCCCACCTGGTCCCTGAGGATGGGACCCTCACCTGCAGCGATCCTGGCATCT aTGTCCTGCGGTTTGACAACACCTACAGCTTCATTCATGCAAAGAAGGTCAGTTTTACCGTGGAGGTCCTGCTTCCAGACAAAGCCTCAGAAGAGAAGATGAAACAGCTGGGGGCAGTCACCCCAAAGTAA
- the LOC101278693 gene encoding SEC14-like protein 2 isoform X6 has protein sequence MSWQPPEVVQQYLSGGMCGYDLDGCPIWYDIIGPLDAKGLLLSATKQDLVKTKMRDCELLLRECACQTEKTGNKIETITLIYDCEGLGLKHLWKPAVEAYGEFLCMFEENYPETLKRLFVIKAPKLFPVAYNLIKPFLSEDTRKKIMVLGANWKEVLLKYVSPDQLPVEYGGTMTDPDGDPKCKSKINYGGDIPKKYYVRDQLKQQYEHSVQISRGSSHQVEYEILFPGCVLRWQFMSDGSDIGFGIFLKTKVGERQRAGEMTEVLSNQRYNAHLVPEDGTLTCSDPGIYVLRFDNTYSFIHAKKVSFTVEVLLPDKASEEKMKQLGAVTPK, from the exons ATGAGCTGGCAGCCTCCAGAG GTGGTCCAACAGTATCTCTCAGGGGGCATGTGCGGCTACGACCTGGATGGCTGCCCCATCTGGTACGACATCATTGGACCTCTGGATGCCAAGGGTCTGCTCCTCTCAGCCACCAAACAGGACTTGGTCAAGACCAAGATGCGGGACTGCGAGCTGCTTTTGCGGGAGTGCGCCTGCCAGACCGAAAAG ACGGGGAACAAGATAGAGACCATCACCCTGATTTATGACTGTGAGGGGCTTGGTCTCAAACATCTCTGGAAGCCAGCTGTGGAGGCCTATGGAGAG TTTCTCTGCATGTTTGAGGAAAATTACCCCGAAACACTGAAGCGTCTTTTTGTCATTAAAG CCCCCAAGCTGTTTCCTGTGGCCTATAACCTCATCAAACCCTTCCTGAGTGAGGACACTCGTAAGAAGATCATGGTCCTGGGGG CAAACTGGAAGGAGGTTTTACTGAAATATGTCAGCCCTGACCAGCTGCCTGTGGAGTATGGGGGCACCATGACTGACCCTGATGGAGACCCCAAGTGTAAATCCAAG ATCAACTATGGGGGTGACATCCCCAAGAAGTATTACGTGCGAGACCAGCTGAAACAGCAGTACGAACACAGTGTGCAGATTTCCCGGGGCTCCTCCCACCAAGTGGAGTATGAAATTCTCTTTCCAGGCTGCGTCCTCAG GTGGCAGTTCATGTCGGATGGTTCGGACATCGGTTTTGGGATTTTCCTGAAGACCAAAGTGGGGGAGCGGCAGAGGGCAGGGGAGATGACAGAGGTGCTTTCCAACCAGAGGTACAATGCCCACCTGGTCCCTGAGGATGGGACCCTCACCTGCAGCGATCCTGGCATCT aTGTCCTGCGGTTTGACAACACCTACAGCTTCATTCATGCAAAGAAGGTCAGTTTTACCGTGGAGGTCCTGCTTCCAGACAAAGCCTCAGAAGAGAAGATGAAACAGCTGGGGGCAGTCACCCCAAAGTAA
- the MTFP1 gene encoding mitochondrial fission process protein 1, with protein sequence MSEPPPRGAERDLFRDTWVRYLGYANEVGEAFRSLVPVSVVWLSYGVSSSYVLADAIDKGKKARDVPSPEAGRSTRVTVAMVDTFVWQALASVAIPGFTINRVCAASLYILGTATRWPLAVRRWTTTALGLLAIPIIIHPIDRSVDFLLDSSLRKLYPSVEKPSSS encoded by the exons ATGTCCGAGCCGCCCCCGCGGGGGGCCGAGCGCGACCTTTTCCGGGACACGTGGGTGCGGTACCTGG GCTACGCCAATGAGGTGGGGGAGGCCTTCCGCTCCCTGGTGCCTGTATCTGTCGTGTGGCTGAGCTACGGTGTGTCCAGCTCCTACGTGCTGGCTGATGCCATTGACAAGGGCAAGAAAGCGAGAGAC GTGCCAAGCCCTGAGGCAGGCCGCAGCACCAGGGTGACCGTGGCCATGGTGGACACCTTCGTGTGGCAGGCTTTGGCCTCTGTGGCCATCCCAGGCTTCACTATCAACCGTGTGTGTGCTGCCTCTCTCTATATCCTGGGCACTGCTACCCGCTGGCCTCTGGCTGTCCGCAGGTGGACCACCACCGCACTGGGACTACTGGCCATCCCCATCATCATCCACCCCATCGACAG GTCAGTGGACTTCCTCCTGGACTCCAGCCTGCGCAAGCTCTACCCCTCTGTGGAGAAGCCCAGTTCCTCCTGA
- the LOC101278693 gene encoding SEC14-like protein 2 isoform X1 has product MSGRVGDLNPRQKEALAKFRENVQDVLPSLPNPDDYFLLRWLRARSFDLQKSEAMLRKHVEVRKQKDIDNIMSWQPPEVVQQYLSGGMCGYDLDGCPIWYDIIGPLDAKGLLLSATKQDLVKTKMRDCELLLRECACQTEKTGNKIETITLIYDCEGLGLKHLWKPAVEAYGEFLCMFEENYPETLKRLFVIKAPKLFPVAYNLIKPFLSEDTRKKIMVLGANWKEVLLKYVSPDQLPVEYGGTMTDPDGDPKCKSKINYGGDIPKKYYVRDQLKQQYEHSVQISRGSSHQVEYEILFPGCVLRWQFMSDGSDIGFGIFLKTKVGERQRAGEMTEVLSNQRYNAHLVPEDGTLTCSDPGIYVLRFDNTYSFIHAKKVSFTVEVLLPDKASEEKMKQLGAVTPK; this is encoded by the exons ATGAGCGGCAGAGTCGGCGATCTGAACCCCAGGCAGAAGGAGGCACTGGCCAAG TTTCGGGAGAATGTCCAGGATGTGCTGCCCAGTCTGCCAAATCCAGATGACTATTTTCTCCTGCGCTGGCTCCGAG CAAGAAGCTTTGACCTGCAGAAGTCTGAGGCCATGCTCCGGAAG CATGTGGAGGTCCGAAAGCAAAAGGACATTGACAACATCATGAGCTGGCAGCCTCCAGAG GTGGTCCAACAGTATCTCTCAGGGGGCATGTGCGGCTACGACCTGGATGGCTGCCCCATCTGGTACGACATCATTGGACCTCTGGATGCCAAGGGTCTGCTCCTCTCAGCCACCAAACAGGACTTGGTCAAGACCAAGATGCGGGACTGCGAGCTGCTTTTGCGGGAGTGCGCCTGCCAGACCGAAAAG ACGGGGAACAAGATAGAGACCATCACCCTGATTTATGACTGTGAGGGGCTTGGTCTCAAACATCTCTGGAAGCCAGCTGTGGAGGCCTATGGAGAG TTTCTCTGCATGTTTGAGGAAAATTACCCCGAAACACTGAAGCGTCTTTTTGTCATTAAAG CCCCCAAGCTGTTTCCTGTGGCCTATAACCTCATCAAACCCTTCCTGAGTGAGGACACTCGTAAGAAGATCATGGTCCTGGGGG CAAACTGGAAGGAGGTTTTACTGAAATATGTCAGCCCTGACCAGCTGCCTGTGGAGTATGGGGGCACCATGACTGACCCTGATGGAGACCCCAAGTGTAAATCCAAG ATCAACTATGGGGGTGACATCCCCAAGAAGTATTACGTGCGAGACCAGCTGAAACAGCAGTACGAACACAGTGTGCAGATTTCCCGGGGCTCCTCCCACCAAGTGGAGTATGAAATTCTCTTTCCAGGCTGCGTCCTCAG GTGGCAGTTCATGTCGGATGGTTCGGACATCGGTTTTGGGATTTTCCTGAAGACCAAAGTGGGGGAGCGGCAGAGGGCAGGGGAGATGACAGAGGTGCTTTCCAACCAGAGGTACAATGCCCACCTGGTCCCTGAGGATGGGACCCTCACCTGCAGCGATCCTGGCATCT aTGTCCTGCGGTTTGACAACACCTACAGCTTCATTCATGCAAAGAAGGTCAGTTTTACCGTGGAGGTCCTGCTTCCAGACAAAGCCTCAGAAGAGAAGATGAAACAGCTGGGGGCAGTCACCCCAAAGTAA